A region of Trichocoleus sp. FACHB-46 DNA encodes the following proteins:
- the purF gene encoding amidophosphoribosyltransferase, translated as MIPTHSDLAFPEDSLPLTSDSQGEGSGDARPDKPEEACGVFGVYAPEQAVAKLTYFGLYALQHRGQESAGIATFEGDKVHLHKDMGLVSQVFNESMLSTMPGHLAVGHTRYSTTGSSRVVNAQPAVVETRLGSLALTHNGNLVNTETLRQELLQNNFNLVTTTDSELAAFAIAEAINSGKDWLEGTISALHRCQGAFSFVIGTPSGIIGVRDPNGIRPLVIGVIPSPDETTPERYVLSSETCGLDIIGAEFLRDVEPGELVWISEAGLASFPWAPQPQRKLCIFEMIYFARPDSVMSKESLYSYRMRIGRQLAQESPIDADIVIAVPDSGIPAAIGFSQASGIPYAEGLIKNRYVGRTFIQPTQSMREAGIRMKLNPLRDVLEGKRVIIVDDSIVRGTTSRKIVKALRDAGATEVHMRISSPPVTHPCFYGIDTDNQDQLIAATKSVAEIAEQIEVDSLAYLSWEGMLIATREDPNSFCSACFTGDYPIAIPEPVKRSKLRLEKEKVGTTP; from the coding sequence ATGATTCCCACCCATTCTGATCTTGCGTTCCCTGAAGATTCCTTGCCTTTGACTAGTGATAGCCAGGGCGAAGGGAGCGGCGACGCTCGACCCGACAAGCCAGAGGAAGCCTGTGGTGTTTTTGGTGTTTATGCCCCCGAACAAGCTGTTGCGAAGCTAACCTACTTTGGTCTATATGCTTTACAGCATCGGGGCCAAGAATCGGCTGGGATTGCCACCTTTGAAGGTGACAAAGTCCATTTGCATAAAGACATGGGGCTGGTTTCCCAAGTGTTTAACGAGTCGATGCTGAGTACAATGCCTGGGCATTTAGCAGTCGGCCATACCCGCTACTCCACTACAGGTTCTAGCCGCGTCGTTAATGCTCAACCTGCTGTAGTGGAAACTCGCTTGGGTTCCTTAGCCCTGACTCACAACGGCAACTTGGTCAACACCGAAACTCTGCGCCAAGAGCTGTTGCAAAACAACTTTAACTTAGTTACCACCACCGACTCAGAACTAGCCGCTTTCGCGATCGCCGAAGCTATCAATAGCGGCAAAGATTGGTTAGAAGGCACCATTAGCGCTTTGCACCGTTGCCAAGGAGCCTTCAGCTTCGTTATTGGTACTCCCAGCGGCATCATTGGTGTGCGTGACCCCAACGGCATTCGCCCTTTAGTCATTGGAGTAATTCCCAGTCCTGACGAAACCACGCCAGAGCGCTACGTCCTCTCTTCCGAAACTTGCGGCCTCGACATCATTGGCGCTGAGTTCCTCCGAGATGTAGAACCTGGAGAACTGGTTTGGATTTCTGAAGCAGGTTTAGCTTCATTCCCTTGGGCACCACAGCCTCAACGGAAGCTGTGCATCTTTGAGATGATTTACTTCGCTCGTCCTGATAGCGTCATGAGTAAAGAAAGCTTATACAGCTATCGGATGCGGATTGGTCGCCAACTGGCCCAAGAATCCCCGATTGATGCAGATATTGTGATTGCTGTCCCCGACTCTGGCATTCCTGCCGCGATCGGATTCTCCCAAGCCTCTGGGATTCCGTACGCTGAGGGCCTGATCAAAAACCGCTACGTCGGTCGTACCTTCATTCAGCCGACCCAGAGCATGCGGGAAGCTGGGATTCGCATGAAACTGAACCCACTCAGAGACGTGCTAGAAGGCAAGCGAGTGATTATCGTAGACGACTCCATTGTCCGGGGTACTACCAGCCGCAAGATTGTCAAAGCTTTGCGAGATGCTGGGGCGACCGAAGTACACATGCGGATCTCCTCGCCACCCGTTACCCATCCTTGCTTCTATGGCATCGACACCGACAATCAAGACCAATTGATTGCAGCGACCAAATCCGTTGCAGAAATTGCTGAACAAATTGAGGTAGACTCCCTGGCTTATCTCAGCTGGGAAGGCATGCTCATCGCCACCCGCGAAGACCCCAACAGTTTCTGCTCTGCTTGCTTTACAGGTGACTACCCCATCGCCATCCCCGAACCCGTGAAGCGCTCCAAACTGCGCCTAGAAAAGGAAAAAGTCGGCACGACCCCTTAA
- the purL gene encoding phosphoribosylformylglycinamidine synthase subunit PurL: protein MSAISSAPFSPEEIASEGIKPEEYEEIFNRLGRHPNRAELGMFGVMWSEHCCYKNSRPLLKQFPTEGDRILVGPGENAGVVDLGDGLQLAFKIESHNHPSAVEPFQGAATGVGGILRDIFTMGARPIAILNSLRFGSLDDAKTRRLFNGVVSGISHYGNCVGVPTVGGEVYFDPAYSGNPLVNAMALGLMETPEIVKSGANGLGNPVLYVGSTTGRDGMGGASFASAELSDESMDDRPAVQVGDPFLEKSLIEACLEAFKTGAVVAAQDMGAAGITCSTSEMAAKGGVGIELDLDLIPVRETGMVPYEYLLSESQERMLFVAHKGREQELIDIFERWGLHAVVAGSVIQEPIVRILFQGEVAAEIPATALADNTPIYHRELMAEPPEYARKAWEWRSDRLPPCSAAGIELAGSAKTWNEVLFQLLETPTIASKRWVYRQYDHQVQNNTVLMPGGADAAVVRVRPVNSSPAQANTGVAATVDCNPRYVYLHPYEGAKAAVAEAARNLSCVGAEPLAVTDNLNFGSPEKPIGYWQLAEACRGLAEACTEFKTPVTGGNVSLYNETLDSEGKPQPIYPTPVVGMVGLVPDLNRICGQGWQATGDHIYLLGLRWDTQETAAVTLGASEYLAAVHDTVAGKPPVVNFNLERQVQAACREGIRQGWVRSAHDCAEGGLAIALAEACISGQKGAEIALDISDSQPTSLRWDHLLFGEGGARILVSVAPDQAANWETYLQAHLGEHWQNLGQVGNPNAGLRISTGPSVPVIDVSIADMSDRWLNAIERRLAV from the coding sequence ATGTCCGCCATTTCCTCGGCTCCGTTTTCTCCGGAAGAAATTGCTTCAGAAGGTATCAAACCAGAAGAATACGAAGAAATTTTCAATCGCTTGGGTCGGCATCCCAACAGAGCCGAGCTGGGCATGTTCGGGGTAATGTGGTCCGAGCACTGCTGCTACAAAAACTCTCGGCCTCTGCTCAAGCAATTTCCTACCGAGGGCGATCGCATCTTGGTTGGCCCTGGAGAAAACGCGGGAGTTGTGGATTTGGGCGACGGGCTTCAGTTGGCGTTTAAGATCGAATCCCACAACCACCCTTCAGCCGTGGAGCCGTTTCAAGGTGCGGCAACCGGAGTGGGTGGGATTCTGCGCGACATCTTTACAATGGGTGCTCGTCCGATCGCGATTCTCAACTCCTTGCGCTTCGGTTCCCTGGATGATGCCAAAACTCGGCGTTTGTTCAACGGCGTGGTATCAGGAATCTCTCACTACGGCAACTGTGTGGGTGTGCCCACCGTCGGCGGTGAAGTTTACTTTGACCCTGCCTACTCTGGCAACCCCTTGGTGAATGCGATGGCTTTGGGGCTAATGGAAACTCCAGAAATCGTTAAATCGGGGGCTAATGGCCTTGGCAACCCCGTGTTGTATGTCGGTTCCACTACGGGACGCGACGGGATGGGGGGAGCCAGCTTTGCTAGTGCCGAACTCAGTGATGAGTCAATGGACGATCGCCCAGCCGTACAAGTGGGTGATCCGTTCTTAGAAAAATCCTTGATTGAAGCTTGCCTAGAAGCCTTCAAAACAGGGGCAGTGGTTGCAGCTCAGGATATGGGTGCAGCGGGCATCACCTGCTCCACCTCCGAAATGGCAGCAAAAGGTGGCGTGGGCATTGAGCTAGATTTGGATCTCATTCCGGTGCGCGAGACTGGCATGGTGCCCTACGAATATCTACTCTCCGAGTCCCAAGAGCGGATGTTGTTCGTGGCGCACAAAGGCCGTGAGCAGGAATTGATTGATATTTTTGAGCGTTGGGGACTGCACGCAGTTGTGGCGGGTAGTGTGATCCAAGAGCCGATCGTGCGGATTCTCTTCCAAGGAGAAGTCGCCGCGGAGATTCCTGCCACTGCCCTAGCCGACAACACCCCGATCTATCACCGGGAACTGATGGCTGAGCCGCCAGAGTACGCCCGCAAAGCTTGGGAATGGAGGAGCGATCGCCTGCCGCCTTGCTCCGCTGCTGGCATTGAACTAGCAGGCAGCGCCAAAACCTGGAATGAAGTGCTATTCCAACTGCTGGAAACCCCAACCATCGCCTCGAAGCGTTGGGTCTATCGGCAGTACGACCATCAAGTGCAGAACAACACCGTTCTCATGCCCGGTGGTGCAGATGCAGCAGTGGTGCGCGTACGTCCCGTTAACAGTTCCCCTGCTCAAGCTAACACCGGAGTTGCCGCCACTGTAGACTGCAACCCCCGCTACGTCTACCTGCATCCTTACGAAGGAGCCAAAGCCGCCGTCGCCGAAGCCGCCCGCAACCTCAGTTGTGTGGGAGCCGAACCCTTGGCTGTCACCGATAACCTCAACTTCGGTAGTCCCGAAAAACCGATTGGCTACTGGCAACTCGCCGAAGCTTGCCGAGGTCTTGCCGAAGCTTGTACCGAGTTCAAAACCCCCGTGACTGGCGGCAACGTCTCGCTCTACAACGAAACCCTTGACTCCGAAGGCAAACCCCAACCGATTTATCCCACTCCGGTCGTCGGGATGGTCGGCTTAGTCCCAGACTTAAACCGAATTTGTGGTCAAGGTTGGCAAGCCACAGGCGATCACATCTATTTATTAGGACTCCGCTGGGATACTCAGGAAACCGCAGCCGTCACGTTAGGTGCATCCGAATACCTCGCTGCCGTTCATGACACCGTGGCAGGCAAACCGCCCGTCGTTAATTTCAATTTAGAACGTCAAGTGCAAGCTGCTTGCCGGGAAGGTATTCGTCAGGGTTGGGTGCGCTCCGCTCATGACTGTGCTGAAGGTGGCCTCGCGATCGCCCTTGCTGAAGCTTGCATTAGTGGCCAGAAAGGAGCCGAAATTGCTCTGGATATCTCCGACTCCCAACCTACCTCTCTGCGCTGGGATCACCTCCTATTCGGGGAAGGCGGAGCCAGAATCCTGGTTTCTGTAGCTCCAGACCAAGCTGCAAATTGGGAAACCTATCTGCAAGCACACTTGGGAGAACACTGGCAAAATCTCGGTCAGGTGGGTAATCCGAACGCTGGTTTACGGATTTCCACTGGCCCCTCGGTTCCGGTTATCGACGTTAGCATTGCAGATATGAGCGATCGCTGGCTCAATGCCATTGAGCGTCGCTTAGCAGTCTAA
- a CDS encoding Uma2 family endonuclease produces the protein MSSSSVTSEQRVVLDKISWQKFENILAELGIERATRFAYYRGRMEMMNPHEEHERYRKLIESLLLVLADETYLKVVEFNSALLQQPELQCAIEPNACFYISHAPEMMGKSNLDLSRDPVPDLVLDIAFTSSAIDKLPIYAALGIPEVWCYTSNNSTPAPEHQLSIYQLQNQQYFTSETSAVFNFLPAARVLEFIEQSDSLGLVQSLQLLRAWVQERI, from the coding sequence ATGAGTAGCAGTTCGGTAACGTCTGAGCAACGGGTTGTACTAGACAAAATTAGCTGGCAAAAATTTGAGAATATATTAGCAGAGCTAGGTATAGAACGTGCCACTCGCTTCGCCTACTATCGGGGGCGGATGGAAATGATGAACCCGCATGAGGAACATGAGCGCTACCGCAAACTGATTGAATCGTTGCTGTTGGTTCTGGCCGATGAGACTTATCTAAAAGTTGTTGAGTTCAATTCAGCTTTGTTACAGCAACCCGAACTGCAATGCGCGATCGAGCCGAATGCTTGTTTCTACATTTCTCATGCGCCTGAGATGATGGGTAAATCTAATCTTGATTTGTCCCGTGATCCAGTTCCCGATTTAGTTTTGGATATTGCCTTTACCAGTAGCGCGATCGATAAGCTCCCAATTTATGCGGCTTTAGGCATTCCAGAAGTTTGGTGCTATACCAGCAACAACAGCACCCCTGCGCCAGAACATCAACTCTCAATTTATCAGTTACAAAATCAACAGTATTTCACTAGTGAAACCAGCGCTGTCTTTAATTTCTTGCCTGCGGCGAGAGTGCTGGAATTTATCGAGCAGAGTGATTCTCTGGGTTTAGTCCAGTCCTTGCAATTGCTACGAGCTTGGGTGCAAGAAAGAATTTAA
- a CDS encoding alpha/beta fold hydrolase: MFPSFLPPNVRSLQDPSAIALAQQIRQQAISTPLTAQPISTVYVQQGAGDIPILLLHGFDSSVLEFRAIAPLLAQQQETWAVDLLGSGFTERVANIPLNPSTIRTHLYSFWQTLIQQPVILVGASLGGATAIDFALAYPQCVQKLVLIDSVGFSGTFPLGQFLFAPLDMFAVEFWRQRKLLPLSFGTTFGFSATDLEAIRCAGVHLDMPGWAEAIASFTKSGGYNLSVQRISQIQQPTLILWGDRDDMLGTADAEKFRRAITNSELVWIRDCGHVPHLEQPTITAEQILRFRQI, encoded by the coding sequence ATGTTCCCCAGCTTTCTACCTCCAAATGTGCGATCGCTGCAAGATCCATCTGCGATCGCACTAGCCCAGCAAATTCGACAACAAGCAATTTCCACACCGCTAACAGCCCAACCAATCTCGACAGTTTATGTACAACAGGGAGCTGGAGATATACCAATTCTGTTATTGCATGGGTTTGATAGCTCAGTGTTGGAGTTTCGGGCGATCGCACCCCTTCTAGCGCAGCAGCAGGAAACTTGGGCAGTTGATTTGTTAGGGTCAGGATTCACAGAGCGAGTAGCAAATATCCCTCTAAATCCCAGCACGATCAGAACTCATCTCTACAGTTTTTGGCAGACTTTAATTCAACAACCTGTGATTTTAGTTGGGGCTTCCTTAGGTGGGGCTACGGCAATCGACTTTGCCTTGGCCTATCCGCAATGTGTCCAAAAGCTGGTGCTAATCGATAGTGTGGGTTTCAGTGGTACCTTTCCCCTAGGGCAGTTCTTGTTTGCGCCTCTCGATATGTTTGCGGTCGAGTTCTGGCGACAGCGTAAACTTCTACCGCTGAGTTTCGGCACTACCTTTGGTTTTAGTGCCACAGATCTAGAAGCAATTCGTTGTGCGGGAGTGCATTTAGACATGCCGGGATGGGCCGAAGCGATCGCCAGTTTTACTAAAAGTGGTGGCTACAATCTTTCAGTTCAGCGAATTTCCCAAATTCAACAACCGACGCTGATTCTCTGGGGCGATCGCGATGACATGCTAGGAACGGCAGATGCTGAGAAATTTAGAAGGGCAATTACCAATAGCGAGCTGGTTTGGATTCGTGATTGTGGTCATGTGCCGCATCTCGAACAACCCACGATCACTGCTGAGCAGATTTTGAGATTTAGGCAGATTTAG
- a CDS encoding VIT domain-containing protein → MTQTTERQSGGLYVQTAERQQLAFPLKHTTVQAKIAGNLARVEVTQSFENPFTTTLEAVYIFPLPDEAAVDDMLIRIGDRTIQGSIKKRQEAQQIYEQAKRQGRTAGLLEQERDNIFTQSLANIKPGEQINVVICYTESLKFTGATAPESLGGSYEFAFPMVVGPRYVPGNLIEENAIGSGSAAAPMMLNQDTDLVPDASRLNAPILPPGTRSGHDISVTVEINAGVAIQEIHSPSHQIQIIPQGAIAQIKLAGGDTIPNKDLILRYQVSGAETQTTVLTEAGDRGGHFAVYLIPAIQYRLDQMVPKDVVFLIDTSGSQAGAPLAQCQELMRRFIQGLNPDDTFSIIDFSDTTQQLSPVPLPNTPQNQQQAIRYVNRLTAGGGTEMLRGIRAVLNFPVTDPGRLRSIVLLTDGYIGNENQILAEVQRHLQPSTRLYSFGAGSSVNRFLLNRVAEIGRGISRVIRHDEPTDQVTEQFFRQINNPVLTNIQLQWEGAGSEPIFYPSAPPDLFAEQPLVLFGRKEDKHSGKLHISGIAAGGKRYQQTFQLEFAEAGNPAIAQLWGRARIKNLMNQMLSGDTKAGVEAVTDTALAYQLLSQYTAFVAVSDEVRVDATEASVSVQVPVEMPEGVSYEGVFGNVAYSVPDPVTQIPIGEVSLSVRAYNRMRRQMLASDISSEEFDVTLISPSMAGSVADADFSLAPPAMSPPAMPSPKLADDEEFDLGVASQKSFGSISEPLQIVQATGLDANGIALLTQHLQSIQLSPGFSGDIVFEFQISKGRVRQIVLNESVSSLKEQTVIEAVRRSLQTWRPSQELTATVHLTLRVQS, encoded by the coding sequence ATGACTCAGACAACAGAACGCCAATCGGGTGGCTTATATGTCCAGACTGCCGAGCGTCAGCAACTCGCTTTCCCACTCAAGCACACCACAGTGCAGGCCAAGATTGCGGGGAATCTTGCGCGCGTAGAAGTGACGCAGAGTTTCGAGAACCCCTTCACCACCACCCTCGAAGCGGTTTACATTTTCCCGCTACCTGATGAAGCGGCAGTGGATGACATGCTGATTCGGATTGGCGATCGCACCATTCAAGGCAGCATCAAAAAACGCCAAGAAGCCCAGCAAATCTATGAGCAAGCCAAGCGACAAGGACGCACGGCAGGGTTGCTAGAACAAGAACGGGACAACATCTTTACGCAATCTCTCGCCAACATCAAACCCGGCGAACAAATAAATGTGGTGATTTGCTACACCGAGAGCTTAAAGTTTACTGGCGCTACAGCTCCTGAATCACTGGGAGGGAGCTACGAGTTTGCCTTCCCAATGGTGGTGGGTCCGCGCTATGTCCCTGGCAACCTAATTGAGGAGAATGCGATCGGCAGCGGTTCGGCAGCAGCGCCGATGATGTTAAACCAAGATACTGATTTAGTACCCGATGCCTCTCGCCTCAACGCTCCTATTTTGCCACCAGGGACGCGTTCTGGGCATGATATCAGTGTCACTGTCGAGATCAATGCTGGTGTTGCCATTCAGGAGATCCATTCTCCTTCCCATCAAATTCAGATTATCCCTCAGGGAGCGATCGCCCAGATCAAGCTAGCAGGCGGAGATACGATTCCCAACAAAGATCTAATTCTGCGTTATCAAGTTTCTGGAGCCGAAACGCAAACCACTGTTCTCACAGAAGCGGGCGATCGCGGGGGGCACTTTGCAGTGTATTTGATTCCAGCCATTCAGTATCGACTCGACCAAATGGTGCCGAAGGATGTGGTGTTTCTAATTGATACTTCTGGCTCTCAAGCGGGTGCTCCTTTGGCTCAGTGCCAGGAGTTGATGCGCCGCTTCATTCAAGGTCTGAACCCTGACGACACCTTCTCCATCATCGATTTCTCGGATACCACGCAGCAACTTTCTCCTGTGCCGTTGCCCAACACTCCTCAAAACCAGCAGCAAGCGATTCGATATGTCAATCGACTCACGGCTGGGGGTGGTACCGAGATGTTGCGTGGCATTCGAGCCGTGCTGAACTTCCCGGTCACCGATCCGGGGAGATTGCGGAGTATTGTGCTGCTCACCGATGGCTATATCGGCAACGAAAACCAGATTTTGGCGGAAGTGCAACGTCATCTCCAACCGAGTACTCGTCTCTACAGCTTTGGGGCAGGTAGCTCTGTGAATCGTTTCTTGCTCAACCGTGTGGCTGAAATTGGTAGAGGCATCTCTCGGGTTATTCGACATGATGAGCCAACTGACCAAGTGACAGAACAGTTCTTTCGTCAGATCAACAATCCTGTTCTCACCAATATCCAGTTGCAATGGGAAGGAGCAGGCAGCGAACCTATCTTTTATCCCTCTGCACCACCGGATCTCTTTGCTGAACAGCCCTTGGTCTTATTTGGTCGCAAGGAGGATAAACACTCTGGTAAGTTGCATATCTCTGGCATAGCGGCGGGTGGAAAGCGCTATCAACAGACTTTTCAACTTGAGTTTGCAGAAGCAGGAAATCCCGCGATCGCTCAACTTTGGGGCCGTGCCCGCATCAAAAACTTGATGAATCAAATGCTCAGCGGTGACACCAAGGCAGGAGTAGAAGCCGTGACGGATACAGCCTTGGCCTATCAACTCCTCTCTCAATACACTGCTTTTGTAGCGGTAAGTGATGAGGTGAGAGTAGATGCTACAGAAGCTTCTGTCTCCGTCCAAGTCCCGGTGGAGATGCCTGAAGGAGTCAGTTATGAAGGAGTCTTTGGCAATGTTGCCTACTCTGTGCCAGACCCAGTTACCCAAATCCCCATTGGAGAAGTGTCCCTATCTGTTAGAGCTTATAACCGAATGAGGCGACAGATGCTTGCTTCTGACATCTCATCAGAAGAGTTTGATGTTACATTAATTTCTCCTAGCATGGCGGGAAGTGTAGCTGATGCTGACTTCTCACTTGCTCCTCCGGCTATGTCCCCTCCTGCTATGCCTTCTCCTAAGCTGGCAGATGATGAAGAATTTGACTTAGGAGTAGCATCCCAGAAAAGTTTTGGTTCGATATCTGAGCCCCTACAAATTGTTCAGGCTACTGGGCTTGATGCAAATGGGATCGCTCTATTAACTCAACATCTACAATCCATCCAGCTTTCCCCTGGCTTCAGCGGTGATATTGTGTTTGAGTTCCAGATCAGCAAGGGACGAGTCAGACAAATAGTTTTGAATGAGTCAGTTTCTTCTCTCAAAGAACAGACGGTGATTGAGGCAGTTCGGCGATCGCTGCAAACTTGGCGACCTTCTCAAGAACTAACGGCTACGGTTCACCTAACGCTGCGAGTGCAGTCGTAG
- a CDS encoding sensor histidine kinase has protein sequence MATQPNSTNLAKADDNSAPALSAPPLNRLNRFFSVSAKINCGYALALSIAVIGTTVGLVQGHRAYEQARHQMDVADDEGGMLSSLQGGLLEIQTHQRELALQIAQPQAFQQTNQDLLGHVSGVQELLAELREFAQINNDVKLSAFLQQYGNTVEAYTRYLEAQISRIDLANLPPEEIPRVQQVLSGTVAAPETIEFHQFIHELAEYARTVRQKQAAADEEQSRATVLQAQIILASVGLSIAIAAILAFLTSRTISRPIESLTRVTQKITKESNFDLQAPITTRDEIGLLAVSFNQLVQRVKQLLEEQAAALEREREMQEAKLIQSEKMSSLGRMLAGVAHEINNPVNFIYGNLSHAHNYMEDLLKLLRTYETEISDPPPAIQDQIEDIDLEFLAEDLPKVLDSMKLGADRARQIVLSLKNFSRLDDTEPHPVNLHDCLDSTLLILNNRIKKDLVVTRNYGDLPVIEGFAGLLYQVFMNLLSNAIDALEEKPVEQGGRQITIVTQRLDTDRVMVKIIDNGMGMPPEVQAQVFDMFFTTKPRGVGTGMGLAISHQIIVEKHGGTLECHSTAGVGTEFAIALPIKSYPVESTAPVSAPSVAQV, from the coding sequence ATGGCTACTCAACCTAACTCCACCAATCTTGCTAAAGCGGACGACAATTCAGCTCCAGCTTTGTCTGCTCCGCCTCTTAATAGATTGAACCGCTTCTTTAGTGTGAGCGCCAAAATCAACTGTGGTTATGCCTTAGCACTCAGTATCGCCGTGATTGGCACAACAGTGGGGCTAGTTCAGGGCCATCGCGCTTACGAGCAAGCAAGGCATCAAATGGATGTGGCGGATGATGAAGGTGGCATGTTGAGTAGTTTGCAGGGTGGCTTGCTAGAAATCCAGACCCATCAACGAGAGCTAGCCCTCCAAATTGCACAGCCGCAAGCTTTTCAACAAACGAATCAAGACTTGTTGGGTCATGTCAGCGGGGTTCAGGAGCTATTAGCTGAGCTGAGAGAATTTGCTCAGATTAACAACGATGTGAAATTGAGTGCTTTTCTACAGCAGTATGGCAATACGGTTGAGGCTTACACCCGCTACCTAGAAGCTCAAATTAGCCGCATTGATTTAGCGAATCTGCCACCAGAAGAAATCCCCCGAGTCCAGCAGGTGCTCTCCGGCACAGTCGCGGCTCCAGAAACGATAGAGTTCCATCAGTTTATTCATGAGCTGGCAGAATATGCCAGAACAGTGCGCCAAAAACAGGCAGCGGCTGACGAGGAGCAAAGCCGTGCCACTGTCTTACAAGCCCAGATCATCCTGGCTAGTGTGGGATTATCCATTGCGATCGCCGCTATCCTGGCATTCCTGACCAGCCGCACCATCTCCCGTCCCATCGAATCCCTCACGCGCGTCACCCAGAAGATTACAAAAGAATCGAATTTCGACTTGCAAGCACCTATCACCACACGGGATGAAATTGGACTTTTAGCAGTTTCCTTTAACCAACTGGTGCAGCGGGTGAAGCAGTTGCTCGAAGAACAAGCTGCTGCCCTAGAACGGGAACGGGAAATGCAGGAAGCCAAGCTCATTCAGAGCGAGAAGATGTCTAGTTTGGGGCGCATGCTGGCAGGGGTAGCCCATGAAATTAATAACCCCGTCAACTTTATCTATGGCAACTTGAGCCATGCTCACAACTACATGGAAGACTTGCTTAAGTTACTCCGAACTTACGAAACGGAAATTTCTGACCCACCGCCAGCCATTCAAGACCAAATTGAAGATATTGATTTAGAGTTTTTGGCCGAAGATTTGCCAAAAGTTTTGGACTCAATGAAGCTAGGAGCCGATCGCGCCCGCCAGATTGTTCTCAGCTTGAAGAACTTCTCTCGACTAGACGATACCGAGCCACACCCAGTCAATCTGCATGACTGTCTCGATAGCACGCTCTTAATTCTCAACAACCGCATCAAAAAAGATCTTGTGGTGACGCGCAATTATGGCGATCTGCCTGTGATAGAAGGATTTGCGGGTTTGCTCTACCAAGTGTTTATGAACTTGTTGAGCAATGCGATCGATGCGTTAGAAGAGAAGCCCGTGGAGCAGGGCGGTCGGCAAATCACTATTGTTACCCAGCGCTTAGACACCGACCGAGTGATGGTGAAAATTATCGACAACGGCATGGGCATGCCACCGGAAGTGCAAGCTCAGGTGTTTGATATGTTCTTCACTACCAAACCGCGAGGCGTGGGCACTGGCATGGGACTGGCTATTAGCCACCAAATTATTGTTGAAAAGCATGGGGGGACGTTGGAATGCCACTCTACTGCTGGAGTCGGGACTGAGTTTGCGATCGCGCTACCCATCAAGTCCTATCCCGTGGAATCAACCGCACCTGTATCTGCGCCCTCGGTCGCTCAGGTCTAA
- a CDS encoding class I SAM-dependent methyltransferase, with product MQTDKVIETYNQGAADYDAIMQRYWHVDRAPLIASLQLRSEQSVLDAAVGTGLNLSAYPAGVQVVGVDLSEQMLELAQQKSVKADVALKIMDLQNLEFPDDSFDAAASGFTLCVVADPVRSLQEILRVTKPGALIAIVDYCKSRDPEVQKWQELISDASSQLGFPTGKVKWNALMDYDQLIYHSNLAIEVLTDDRIESANPFSCGCQLLLKNAKG from the coding sequence ATGCAAACAGATAAGGTAATCGAAACTTACAATCAAGGAGCGGCTGATTATGATGCCATTATGCAGCGCTACTGGCACGTCGATCGCGCACCGCTGATTGCTTCCTTACAGTTGCGTTCGGAGCAGAGCGTCCTCGATGCCGCCGTGGGCACTGGGCTGAATCTCTCTGCATATCCTGCTGGAGTGCAGGTAGTGGGCGTAGATTTGTCGGAACAGATGCTGGAACTGGCTCAGCAAAAGTCGGTCAAGGCAGATGTTGCCCTCAAAATTATGGATTTACAAAATCTCGAGTTTCCTGACGACAGCTTTGATGCAGCAGCATCTGGATTTACCCTCTGTGTCGTGGCAGATCCTGTGCGATCGCTGCAAGAGATTTTACGAGTGACGAAGCCTGGTGCCCTGATTGCGATTGTGGATTACTGCAAGTCGCGCGATCCTGAAGTACAGAAATGGCAGGAGTTGATCTCTGATGCCAGTTCCCAGTTGGGCTTTCCCACAGGCAAGGTCAAGTGGAATGCTTTGATGGATTACGACCAATTGATTTATCACAGCAATTTAGCGATCGAGGTTTTGACAGACGATCGCATTGAAAGTGCTAATCCTTTTTCCTGTGGCTGTCAGCTGCTACTGAAAAATGCCAAAGGCTAA